From Williamwhitmania taraxaci, the proteins below share one genomic window:
- a CDS encoding lipopolysaccharide biosynthesis protein yields MFKLFLKDSFAYFVTKALVSLTWVAIVFVFTKFLTPEEYSSYSVVMIFCQLISVSVNSWIAAGLLRYYPTYETQRESFTQTVKFLSLVSLGLVFLSTLVGLLLLVKFHIVSNSKYLLIIAVALTVMMSVYQLIVTKFRIQRKLKMVFSINAAQPILGFALACMFLWLDSGVVGIFLGYLLSYSIFIFLIDFSRNGSLFNYNKAIASKILSYGIPIFFINLFMQLLMYSDQFILKFYGLHYEAGLYAANYSIAEKSIYSISVVISSALVPIIYSAWERGEEATVIRLVKKVFFLFVVGALPLLIIFILFHYNLSSLIVGKAFVSGHVIVPYVSLGAFFLGCSNIISEMLTIKEKTKLLMICYLIAALFNIIFNFIFIPWYGMIGASIVTMCSYLILLIATTYQVNRQIPLSHFFKTNINGKDSR; encoded by the coding sequence TTACTAAATTTTTAACCCCTGAAGAGTATAGCAGTTACTCAGTGGTTATGATTTTTTGTCAGCTAATTAGCGTTAGTGTAAATTCTTGGATTGCTGCGGGATTATTACGGTACTATCCCACCTATGAAACCCAAAGAGAGTCGTTTACGCAAACAGTTAAATTTCTTAGTCTAGTTAGCCTAGGCTTAGTGTTTTTGTCCACCTTAGTAGGACTGTTGTTACTGGTTAAATTCCATATTGTATCTAACTCTAAATACCTTTTGATTATTGCCGTAGCCCTTACGGTAATGATGTCAGTATATCAGTTAATAGTAACCAAGTTTCGGATTCAACGGAAGTTGAAAATGGTATTCTCGATAAATGCAGCCCAACCCATTCTCGGCTTTGCGTTGGCCTGCATGTTTTTATGGCTTGATAGTGGCGTGGTTGGTATCTTTTTAGGCTATCTGCTATCGTATAGTATCTTTATTTTTTTGATTGATTTTTCTAGAAATGGTAGCTTATTTAACTATAACAAGGCTATAGCTAGTAAGATACTTAGTTATGGAATTCCCATTTTCTTTATTAACCTTTTCATGCAGCTACTGATGTATAGCGATCAATTTATCTTGAAGTTTTATGGGCTTCACTATGAGGCAGGTTTGTATGCAGCCAACTACTCAATTGCTGAAAAGTCGATATATTCAATATCTGTAGTTATTTCCTCTGCACTGGTTCCTATAATCTATTCGGCGTGGGAGCGGGGTGAAGAGGCAACGGTTATCCGTCTTGTTAAAAAGGTGTTTTTCCTTTTTGTTGTAGGGGCTCTCCCCTTGCTAATTATCTTTATTTTGTTTCACTACAATTTATCGTCCCTTATTGTGGGCAAAGCGTTTGTTTCTGGGCACGTTATTGTTCCCTATGTTTCATTGGGAGCATTTTTTCTGGGCTGCTCCAATATTATTTCGGAGATGCTTACCATAAAGGAAAAAACTAAGCTGTTGATGATCTGCTATCTGATAGCTGCACTTTTTAATATTATTTTTAATTTTATTTTCATTCCTTGGTATGGGATGATTGGAGCTTCGATTGTTACCATGTGTTCATATCTGATACTCCTTATTGCAACCACCTATCAGGTTAATCGACAAATCCCTCTTTCGCATTTTTTTAAAACAAATATCAATGGAAAAGACAGTCGCTAG
- a CDS encoding sodium ion-translocating decarboxylase subunit beta, whose protein sequence is MENSTNFFTFLKDNLEQFLAYTSFSNFTLGHVAMILVGLLFIYLAIAKEYEPLLLIPIGFGIIIGNVPFYPGMQVGIYESGSVMNYLYFGVTKGIYPPLIFLGIGAMTDFSALISNPKLMLIGAAAQLGIFGAYMAALAMGFSPEEAGAIGIIGGADGPTAIFLSSRLAPSLMGAIAISAYSYMALVPVIQPPIMKLLTNKKERLIRMKAPRQVSKLEKILFPIVGLLLTTFLVPSGMPLLGMLFFGNLLKESTVTKRLADTAKGPLIDIVTILLGITVGASTQATTFLTGSSLGIFAIGAASFIIATTGGVLFVKAFNLFLKEGNKINPLIGNAGVSAVPDSARVSHIVGQEYDKTNYLLMHAMGPNVAGVIGSAVAAGILLSFLS, encoded by the coding sequence ATGGAAAACTCAACTAACTTTTTCACCTTCTTAAAGGATAATCTGGAACAATTCTTGGCATATACCTCATTCTCTAACTTTACGTTAGGGCATGTTGCCATGATACTTGTAGGATTACTCTTTATCTACTTGGCCATTGCAAAGGAGTATGAACCACTCCTACTTATTCCTATCGGATTTGGGATTATCATAGGAAACGTTCCCTTCTACCCAGGCATGCAGGTGGGTATCTACGAATCGGGCAGTGTAATGAACTACCTTTACTTTGGAGTAACAAAGGGGATTTATCCGCCTCTGATATTCCTTGGTATTGGAGCTATGACCGATTTTAGTGCGCTAATATCGAACCCGAAGCTGATGCTTATTGGAGCAGCGGCTCAACTCGGTATTTTTGGTGCATACATGGCGGCTCTAGCAATGGGTTTTTCGCCGGAAGAAGCTGGTGCAATTGGAATTATCGGCGGTGCCGATGGTCCAACTGCTATATTCCTTTCATCACGATTAGCACCAAGTCTTATGGGAGCCATTGCCATATCGGCATACTCCTACATGGCCTTAGTTCCGGTGATTCAGCCTCCCATCATGAAGTTGCTCACCAACAAAAAGGAGCGCCTAATTCGGATGAAAGCACCTCGCCAGGTTTCGAAGTTGGAAAAAATCCTCTTCCCTATTGTTGGTCTGTTGCTCACCACCTTCTTGGTTCCTTCAGGCATGCCACTTCTTGGAATGCTATTCTTCGGTAACTTACTAAAGGAAAGTACCGTAACTAAGCGTTTGGCCGATACAGCTAAGGGCCCGCTCATCGATATTGTTACCATCCTTCTGGGGATAACTGTGGGTGCTTCTACGCAAGCCACTACGTTCCTTACCGGTAGTAGCCTTGGTATATTTGCTATTGGAGCGGCCTCTTTCATTATTGCAACCACAGGTGGAGTGCTCTTTGTTAAGGCCTTCAACCTATTCTTGAAAGAGGGAAATAAGATTAATCCGCTCATTGGAAACGCCGGTGTTTCGGCAGTTCCCGATAGTGCACGCGTTTCGCATATTGTTGGTCAGGAATATGATAAGACCAACTATTTGCTGATGCACGCCATGGGTCCAAATGTAGCCGGAGTTATTGGTAGTGCAGTTGCCGCAGGTATCTTGCTCAGCTTCCTATCATAA
- a CDS encoding glycosyltransferase family 4 protein: MKKHIIICTNILWSIPTFRKYLIKALIEKGYRVSVVGSDENFSDSTISKLDELDVVTHIVPIDRSSGNPFTNLKYIYSLRRVFKVYKPDLVLFYSVKPNIFGSFICGVMNIPFVNTINGLGSGLINNNITSFFVKTLYRLALKKSEMVLFQNNDDLAFFIKHKLVPVSITGYVPGSGIDTDEYCIPTKVFTKKRTFLLVGRLLKDKGVYEYIEAIKELKKDNITDVEFLLGGIIDPYNPTAVPQKEIELWEQLGLIRYLGKTDNIETFFDLADFIVCPSYREGLSRLLIEAASCRKAIITTNVPGCRDIVEENVNGFLCEHRNSKSLKEVILKGINTSNADLERFGDNSREIVKSKFNESIVNKVYLDIIEESLP; encoded by the coding sequence ATGAAGAAACATATTATTATTTGTACAAATATTCTTTGGTCTATTCCTACATTCCGAAAATATCTGATAAAAGCATTAATTGAAAAGGGATATCGTGTTTCTGTTGTTGGATCGGACGAGAACTTTTCTGATTCCACAATTTCAAAGTTGGATGAGTTAGATGTAGTAACTCACATAGTGCCTATTGACAGATCTAGCGGAAATCCATTTACAAATCTGAAATATATATACTCCTTAAGACGCGTTTTTAAAGTATATAAACCCGACCTGGTCTTGTTTTACTCTGTAAAGCCAAACATCTTTGGTTCCTTTATTTGCGGAGTAATGAATATTCCGTTTGTCAATACCATTAATGGGTTAGGTTCAGGTCTTATTAATAACAATATTACTTCTTTCTTTGTAAAAACGTTATACCGTTTGGCTTTGAAAAAAAGTGAAATGGTTCTTTTCCAGAATAATGATGACCTTGCTTTCTTTATCAAGCACAAATTAGTGCCAGTTTCAATTACAGGGTATGTTCCCGGTTCTGGAATCGATACCGATGAATACTGCATTCCGACTAAAGTATTTACCAAGAAAAGAACATTTTTGCTCGTTGGTAGGCTACTAAAGGATAAGGGGGTTTATGAGTATATTGAGGCAATTAAAGAGTTGAAAAAAGACAATATAACCGATGTTGAGTTCTTACTGGGCGGAATTATTGATCCATATAACCCAACTGCTGTTCCGCAGAAAGAAATTGAACTATGGGAGCAGTTAGGCCTTATTCGATACCTCGGGAAAACTGATAATATTGAAACCTTCTTTGATTTAGCAGATTTTATCGTTTGTCCTAGCTATAGGGAAGGTTTGTCGCGGCTTCTTATAGAAGCTGCAAGTTGTCGCAAAGCCATAATAACGACTAACGTTCCTGGTTGTAGGGACATTGTTGAAGAAAACGTAAATGGTTTTCTATGTGAACATCGAAACAGTAAGAGCCTTAAGGAGGTTATTCTAAAAGGGATAAATACTTCGAATGCTGACTTGGAGAGGTTTGGTGATAATAGCCGTGAAATCGTTAAGTCAAAATTTAATGAATCAATTGTTAATAAGGTTTATTTGGATATTATAGAAGAGAGTCTGCCTTAA
- a CDS encoding O-antigen ligase family protein: MEKTVARILIVLYIFFAGWTGSFVFGRYFTIANILLLPILVFLLYSWFKERYSVKQLFREDFFLLLLVLFVGVAALAHYNGHSLNYIVAYGFVFIAGFLLLKLFFLRYSTHKLLLNTLSIAVIFHSLFILVEFFSQTIFGIDIQEYMFKIFPHDAFYFGYPRCYGLTEEPTYVAHYLTTFVPLVFYHLHKTRLWIPVKIVIYTIVMVSFFLTFSTAGFAIAIIGAVLAVGLYTLTNISFLRKNWIWITLLLLVIFSMIFIVLTKDIPFIQPLLQKFSQTEVGLDGSRLNRWATDFPYLLSHPILGVGPGFFASQGLTSSVNWYLFLAIEAGLLSLFSLFVFLGFYLFRVIKIDSPYRFVYLYGFLNTFIYLFTCSTFYHPYPWLLLIMFAVCVREVKTI, from the coding sequence ATGGAAAAGACAGTCGCTAGAATTTTAATTGTTCTTTATATTTTCTTTGCTGGGTGGACGGGTTCCTTTGTATTTGGACGGTATTTTACCATAGCAAATATACTATTGCTACCTATTTTGGTCTTTCTACTTTACTCGTGGTTCAAGGAAAGATATTCGGTCAAACAATTGTTTCGGGAGGATTTTTTTCTTCTACTCTTAGTCTTGTTTGTGGGAGTTGCAGCATTGGCTCATTATAATGGGCATTCATTAAATTATATTGTTGCCTATGGTTTCGTATTTATTGCCGGCTTTCTACTTCTAAAATTATTTTTTCTTAGGTATTCCACCCATAAATTGCTACTAAATACGCTAAGCATTGCAGTAATATTTCATTCGCTCTTTATTTTGGTTGAGTTTTTCAGCCAAACTATTTTTGGGATAGATATTCAGGAGTATATGTTTAAGATTTTTCCACATGATGCATTTTATTTTGGATATCCCCGATGCTATGGTTTAACCGAAGAACCAACCTATGTGGCTCACTATCTGACTACTTTTGTTCCTCTAGTTTTTTATCATCTACATAAAACTCGGTTGTGGATACCCGTTAAGATAGTTATTTACACCATTGTGATGGTTAGTTTTTTTCTTACCTTTTCCACCGCAGGTTTTGCTATTGCAATAATTGGCGCAGTTTTGGCTGTTGGACTTTATACCTTAACTAATATCTCCTTTCTTCGGAAGAATTGGATTTGGATTACACTTCTATTATTGGTTATTTTCTCAATGATATTCATTGTTCTTACAAAGGATATACCATTCATTCAACCGTTGCTTCAAAAATTTTCTCAAACAGAAGTTGGTCTGGATGGTTCTCGATTAAATCGTTGGGCTACTGATTTTCCCTATTTGCTTTCCCATCCAATACTTGGCGTTGGTCCAGGTTTTTTTGCTAGCCAAGGGTTAACTAGCTCTGTCAACTGGTATCTGTTTCTGGCTATTGAGGCTGGTTTGCTATCGTTGTTTTCTCTATTTGTTTTCCTTGGGTTTTATCTGTTTCGAGTCATAAAAATAGATTCTCCTTATCGTTTTGTTTACCTTTACGGCTTTTTAAACACCTTCATATATCTCTTTACCTGTTCTACCTTTTATCACCCTTACCCTTGGCTTTTGTTGATAATGTTTGCCGTTTGTGTTCGGGAGGTAAAAACCATTTAA
- a CDS encoding polysaccharide biosynthesis protein produces MFESISNFVENRLRSAAQLFVPSWVILNLDIIISVVGIFITYLLRFNFSIPVAIVDTLTVSIVIYLVVRVGAFLSLGTYRMYIRYTSIKDLIRVVFTIFLGNVFFTILNFGYYKLSGILMVPLSIIIIDFFITSYLLIAFRIFAKYTIHGVTQGGNRASINVLVYGREHFSVSVKRALESDQDLPYKVIGFMDHNTKALHKTIEGLSIFPLEELDRVISDYDVRQLIFADAKIPAEQKNIVVQMCLNRGVKVKSLKNFTELTEGSATVLKVDEIRIEDLLEREPILLDANKISSSLKGKNILVTGAAGSIGSEIVRQVFSYYPGKLILLDQAETPLYFVELEMLGKFPDRKDQIEVVIGDIADPLRMRKIFEAFKIDVIFHAAAYKHVPLMENNPREAIKNNVFGTKNLADLAVEFGVEKFVMISTDKAVNPTNVMGATKRMAEIYTQSFGGFARTQFITTRFGNVLGSNGSVIPLFKKQIDQGGPLTVTHPEVTRFFMTIPEACQLVLEASVMGHGGEIFIFDMGKSVKIVDLAKNMIRLSGHKVGTDMQIVFTGLRPGEKLYEELLNTGENTLPTYHPKIMTASIVKMPHDLIQQYMDEISTGLDEDLDNFWLVTKMKVVVPEYVSQNSIYSTLDKK; encoded by the coding sequence ATGTTTGAATCAATCTCTAATTTTGTTGAGAATCGGCTTCGAAGTGCTGCGCAACTTTTTGTGCCTTCTTGGGTAATCCTAAACCTCGATATTATAATTAGCGTTGTTGGTATATTTATTACCTACCTGCTGCGTTTCAATTTCTCCATTCCCGTTGCAATTGTCGATACCCTCACCGTATCGATCGTGATATACTTAGTTGTACGAGTTGGCGCATTTCTAAGTTTAGGAACCTACCGGATGTATATTCGGTATACCAGCATTAAGGATCTTATTCGGGTTGTTTTTACCATTTTTCTCGGAAACGTTTTTTTTACTATTTTAAATTTTGGCTACTATAAGTTATCCGGGATTTTAATGGTTCCGCTTTCAATTATCATTATCGACTTCTTTATAACCTCCTATCTACTTATTGCCTTTCGAATATTTGCGAAATATACTATTCATGGGGTTACACAAGGTGGCAATCGAGCTTCAATTAATGTTTTGGTGTATGGCCGAGAGCATTTTTCGGTTTCTGTAAAACGAGCGCTGGAGTCAGACCAAGATTTACCCTATAAGGTAATAGGGTTTATGGATCATAATACCAAAGCTTTACACAAAACCATCGAGGGGCTTTCCATTTTTCCTTTAGAGGAGTTGGATCGGGTTATTTCCGATTACGATGTGAGGCAGTTAATATTTGCCGATGCTAAAATTCCGGCTGAGCAAAAGAATATTGTAGTCCAAATGTGCTTGAATCGTGGGGTAAAGGTAAAAAGTCTTAAGAACTTTACTGAACTTACCGAGGGTAGCGCAACGGTGCTCAAGGTGGATGAGATTCGGATTGAGGATCTGCTGGAGCGGGAACCAATTCTACTCGATGCTAATAAGATTTCGAGTTCGCTAAAGGGTAAGAATATCCTTGTAACGGGTGCTGCGGGTTCCATTGGTAGTGAGATTGTTCGTCAGGTGTTCTCCTACTACCCTGGGAAACTTATTCTACTAGATCAGGCAGAAACACCGCTTTACTTCGTGGAGTTGGAGATGCTAGGGAAATTCCCCGATCGAAAGGATCAAATTGAAGTTGTGATTGGGGATATTGCTGATCCGTTGCGCATGCGGAAGATTTTTGAGGCATTCAAGATTGATGTTATTTTCCATGCTGCAGCGTATAAGCATGTGCCGCTAATGGAGAATAATCCTAGGGAAGCAATTAAGAATAATGTTTTTGGAACAAAAAATTTGGCCGATTTGGCGGTCGAGTTTGGTGTCGAGAAATTTGTTATGATCTCGACCGATAAGGCGGTAAACCCAACAAACGTTATGGGTGCAACCAAGCGGATGGCTGAAATCTATACCCAATCGTTCGGTGGATTTGCTCGCACGCAGTTTATCACTACCCGTTTTGGGAATGTACTTGGCTCAAATGGATCAGTTATTCCATTGTTTAAGAAACAGATCGATCAAGGTGGCCCGTTGACGGTAACCCATCCTGAGGTTACTCGGTTTTTCATGACTATTCCCGAGGCTTGTCAGCTTGTGCTTGAGGCCAGCGTTATGGGTCATGGAGGTGAGATTTTTATCTTCGACATGGGCAAGAGTGTAAAGATTGTCGACTTGGCTAAGAATATGATTCGGTTGTCGGGGCATAAGGTTGGGACGGATATGCAGATTGTATTTACAGGTCTGCGACCGGGTGAGAAACTCTATGAGGAGTTGCTTAATACTGGCGAGAATACCTTGCCAACCTATCATCCCAAGATAATGACAGCTAGCATTGTAAAGATGCCACATGACTTAATTCAGCAGTACATGGACGAGATTTCGACTGGTCTGGATGAGGATTTGGACAACTTTTGGCTCGTTACTAAGATGAAAGTGGTAGTGCCCGAATATGTGAGTCAAAACTCTATATATTCCACGCTCGATAAGAAGTAA
- a CDS encoding acetyl-CoA carboxylase biotin carboxyl carrier protein translates to MKEFKFKINGSEYNVNINNVEGNIADLEVNGTPYKVEVDKELKQVKTPKLVRPAAVPSTDAHPSLARTQSPGVATAGAIKSPLPGVILDLYVKEGDYIKMGQKLLLLEAMKMENNIDSDKEGTIKEIKVSKGGSVLEGDVLIIIG, encoded by the coding sequence ATGAAAGAATTCAAATTTAAAATCAACGGAAGCGAATATAACGTTAACATCAATAACGTAGAAGGCAATATCGCCGATCTCGAAGTTAACGGAACACCATATAAGGTTGAAGTCGATAAGGAACTAAAACAGGTAAAAACCCCTAAGTTGGTTCGCCCTGCAGCTGTTCCCTCCACCGATGCTCATCCCTCGTTGGCAAGAACCCAAAGCCCAGGCGTTGCAACTGCCGGAGCGATTAAATCGCCACTTCCTGGGGTTATCCTCGATCTCTATGTAAAAGAGGGCGACTATATTAAAATGGGACAGAAATTGCTTTTACTTGAGGCCATGAAAATGGAAAACAATATCGACTCCGATAAAGAGGGAACCATTAAGGAAATTAAGGTAAGCAAAGGTGGATCCGTTCTCGAAGGTGATGTTCTCATTATTATCGGGTAA
- a CDS encoding acyl-CoA carboxylase subunit beta, giving the protein MSTNQDKIKELIKLREQAKLGGGEKRIEAQHKKGKFTARERLDMLLDEGSFEEFDMFVSHRCIDFGLEKESYLADGVVTGYGTIDGRLVYVFSQDFTVFGGSLSEMFAAKICKVMDMAMKVGAPLIGINDSGGARIQEGVKSLGGYAEIFQRNIMASGVIPQISAIFGPCAGGAVYSPALTDFIMMTKDTSYMFVTGPKVVKTVTGEDVTQEQLGGASVHATKSGVAHFVAENEEEGILILRKLLSYLPQNNLEEAPIIPCTDPIDRLDDALNEIIPDNTNKPYDVLDVIHSIVDNAEFLQVHRDYAPNIVVGFARFNGVSVGMVANQPKYMAGVLDINSSRKAARFVRFCDAFNIPIVTLVDVPGFLPGTAQEYGGIIIHGAKLLFAYGEATVPKITIILRKAYGGAYDVMSSKHLRGDINYSWPSGEIAVMGPKGAIEVLLSRELSNIDDEKAKVALLIEKEQEYREKFANPFVAAKFGYIDDVIEPRATRFRIIRALQALATKKDVNPPKKHSNLPL; this is encoded by the coding sequence ATGAGCACCAACCAGGACAAAATTAAAGAATTAATCAAGCTACGGGAGCAGGCAAAGCTCGGTGGTGGAGAGAAAAGAATTGAAGCCCAACACAAAAAAGGCAAATTCACGGCCCGTGAGCGCCTCGATATGCTCCTCGACGAGGGCAGTTTCGAAGAGTTCGATATGTTTGTATCGCACCGCTGTATCGACTTTGGATTAGAGAAGGAAAGCTACCTTGCCGACGGTGTTGTTACCGGTTACGGTACCATCGACGGACGTTTGGTTTATGTGTTTTCCCAAGATTTTACCGTTTTTGGTGGCTCGCTATCCGAAATGTTCGCTGCCAAAATCTGTAAGGTAATGGATATGGCCATGAAGGTTGGTGCACCTTTGATTGGAATTAACGACTCAGGTGGAGCACGTATCCAAGAAGGCGTAAAGAGTTTAGGTGGATACGCCGAAATTTTCCAACGTAACATCATGGCTTCTGGAGTTATTCCTCAAATTTCAGCCATTTTTGGACCGTGTGCTGGTGGTGCAGTTTACTCCCCAGCCCTTACCGACTTTATTATGATGACTAAGGACACCAGCTACATGTTTGTGACTGGTCCAAAGGTTGTTAAAACTGTTACCGGTGAAGATGTTACCCAAGAGCAACTGGGTGGAGCATCTGTTCACGCAACCAAATCGGGCGTTGCCCACTTTGTTGCCGAAAACGAGGAAGAGGGAATTCTAATTCTTCGCAAACTGCTTAGTTACCTTCCCCAGAATAACCTTGAGGAGGCTCCTATTATCCCTTGCACCGATCCAATTGATAGGTTGGATGACGCACTCAACGAAATTATCCCCGATAATACAAACAAGCCTTACGACGTTTTGGACGTAATTCACTCCATCGTTGATAATGCCGAGTTTCTCCAAGTTCACCGCGATTATGCTCCCAACATTGTAGTGGGTTTTGCCCGTTTCAACGGCGTGAGTGTAGGAATGGTAGCCAACCAGCCTAAGTATATGGCCGGTGTGCTCGATATCAACTCATCCAGAAAAGCGGCTCGATTTGTTCGCTTCTGCGATGCCTTTAATATTCCAATCGTTACTTTGGTGGATGTTCCTGGATTCCTACCTGGAACCGCACAAGAATATGGCGGAATTATTATCCATGGAGCTAAGTTGCTCTTTGCCTATGGCGAAGCTACCGTTCCTAAGATCACCATTATCCTGCGTAAGGCGTACGGTGGAGCATACGATGTAATGAGTTCGAAACACCTTCGCGGCGATATTAACTACTCTTGGCCAAGCGGCGAAATTGCAGTTATGGGTCCAAAGGGTGCCATTGAAGTACTTCTTAGCCGCGAGTTAAGCAACATTGACGATGAAAAAGCAAAGGTGGCACTGCTTATCGAAAAAGAGCAGGAATACCGTGAAAAATTCGCCAACCCATTTGTTGCAGCAAAGTTTGGCTACATCGACGATGTAATTGAACCCCGCGCTACCCGCTTTAGAATTATCAGAGCGTTACAAGCGCTTGCTACTAAAAAGGATGTCAATCCTCCTAAGAAGCACTCTAACTTGCCACTTTAA
- a CDS encoding O-antigen ligase family protein: MSKILLLDYYVFYLVLFSLPFGMNVFIPILFAWLCLVAISYFVKRDYSTNRFRGLLLLPALFYLFHLLGVALSSDIEGGLFDFQIKLSLLLLPLLYPFHREIYKKSRASFFWSFVFGCAAASLYFIGYAVYQTSTFVNGVWVFNPTPEKGMNSHFFGSTFSYLIHPSYLSLYFLVAFLIIGVELNRWWRKGFAIRTVVILTATLLMTSLFMLQSRAGILGFGLLAFVWLIYLVLAKRRYLLGLGVLVALLVLSFFVVTRLDRISKTAKSLEKTAQVGIKNQNKEDGTTVRLWIWKSAFSVIHDHPVWGIGTGDIRDEMHKQYESRGMAISAQYRHNAHNQYLETWLGVGIFGLLALLAMLFVPLWIGIKKRDWLLVGFICLCSTSFMFESMLNSVVGVGFFAIFYTVLVSRKAETNVPMS, from the coding sequence ATGTCAAAAATTCTTTTGCTGGATTATTATGTTTTTTATTTAGTCTTATTCTCATTGCCATTTGGAATGAATGTATTTATTCCAATCCTCTTTGCATGGTTATGTCTTGTTGCTATTAGTTATTTCGTTAAAAGAGATTACTCTACCAATAGGTTTAGAGGACTACTTCTTTTACCTGCTCTATTTTATCTCTTTCACTTGTTAGGTGTTGCTTTGTCCTCGGATATAGAGGGAGGCCTCTTTGATTTTCAGATAAAACTTTCGCTGCTTTTGTTACCACTACTTTATCCGTTTCATCGTGAAATATACAAAAAGAGTAGGGCTAGTTTCTTTTGGTCTTTTGTATTTGGATGTGCCGCTGCATCCCTTTATTTTATAGGTTACGCAGTCTATCAGACTTCTACCTTTGTTAATGGAGTGTGGGTTTTTAATCCTACTCCTGAAAAAGGAATGAATAGCCATTTTTTTGGCTCAACTTTTTCCTACCTAATTCATCCCTCTTATTTATCCCTTTACTTCTTGGTTGCTTTTTTAATTATTGGTGTTGAATTAAATCGATGGTGGAGAAAAGGTTTTGCAATTAGAACAGTAGTGATTCTCACTGCCACTCTTTTGATGACTTCACTATTCATGTTGCAGAGTCGAGCGGGGATACTTGGATTTGGTTTGTTGGCTTTTGTATGGCTTATTTACCTTGTTTTGGCCAAGCGACGTTATCTGTTGGGGTTGGGAGTCCTAGTTGCGCTACTTGTTCTTTCATTTTTTGTTGTTACAAGGCTCGATCGGATTTCAAAAACAGCAAAGTCATTAGAGAAGACAGCACAAGTTGGTATTAAGAATCAAAATAAGGAGGATGGTACAACAGTTCGTTTATGGATATGGAAATCGGCATTCTCAGTGATTCACGATCATCCTGTGTGGGGCATTGGTACCGGGGATATCCGTGATGAAATGCACAAGCAGTACGAGAGTAGAGGTATGGCTATTTCCGCGCAATACAGGCACAATGCCCACAACCAATACCTTGAAACATGGCTTGGTGTTGGTATATTTGGGTTGTTAGCATTGTTGGCTATGCTTTTTGTGCCATTATGGATTGGGATTAAGAAACGTGATTGGCTTTTGGTCGGTTTTATTTGCCTTTGCAGCACCAGCTTTATGTTCGAGAGTATGCTTAACTCGGTTGTTGGGGTTGGTTTCTTTGCTATTTTCTATACGGTATTGGTTTCGAGAAAAGCGGAAACTAATGTGCCAATGAGTTAA
- a CDS encoding OadG family transporter subunit: MKLVKKLAFTLGLFTLTYAGFAQSARDLRINEVLLINNSSYVDNFGSRSAWVELFNTAYNKVNVAGCYFTDDMSNPTKYRIPTKDQNTVVETRSFTIFFADGKTTHGTFHLNFKMDSTSKFIALFDGDGRTLIDSMSIPQQTGDISFGRIADGDVVIGKLDKTTPMATNITEEMVSPGTRFAAADPIGIGMAISAMSVVFTALMLLYLFFKFIGKANMTAQVKKSSGTSEVTQKEIQEAEISGDVIAAISAALYLYETELHDQESTILTINRVTKTYSPWSSKIYGLRQMPPLQTRKPEFNR, translated from the coding sequence ATGAAATTAGTTAAAAAACTTGCATTTACTCTGGGATTGTTCACCTTAACCTATGCAGGATTTGCTCAAAGTGCAAGAGACCTTCGAATTAATGAAGTGCTCCTAATCAACAACTCAAGCTATGTTGATAACTTTGGAAGCCGTAGTGCCTGGGTAGAGCTGTTCAATACAGCTTACAATAAGGTAAACGTAGCCGGTTGCTACTTCACCGACGACATGAGTAATCCCACGAAGTATAGGATTCCAACAAAGGATCAAAATACTGTGGTTGAGACCCGTTCGTTTACCATTTTTTTTGCTGATGGTAAAACTACGCATGGAACATTCCATCTCAACTTCAAGATGGATTCGACCTCAAAGTTTATCGCCCTTTTTGATGGTGATGGGAGAACGCTAATCGATAGCATGAGCATTCCCCAACAAACAGGAGATATTTCTTTTGGACGAATAGCCGATGGGGATGTTGTAATTGGGAAATTAGATAAGACAACACCAATGGCCACAAACATAACCGAAGAGATGGTCTCTCCTGGTACTCGGTTTGCGGCTGCAGACCCTATCGGCATAGGAATGGCTATATCAGCTATGTCTGTGGTGTTTACAGCCTTAATGCTGCTCTATCTATTCTTTAAGTTTATTGGGAAAGCCAATATGACAGCTCAGGTGAAAAAGTCTTCTGGAACTTCAGAGGTTACCCAAAAGGAGATACAAGAGGCAGAGATTTCGGGTGATGTAATTGCGGCTATTTCGGCAGCCCTCTACTTATACGAAACAGAACTGCACGACCAAGAGTCGACTATCCTTACCATAAACCGTGTCACCAAGACCTACTCGCCTTGGAGTTCAAAAATATACGGTTTAAGACAAATGCCACCATTACAAACCCGCAAACCAGAATTTAATCGCTAG